From Aminivibrio sp., one genomic window encodes:
- a CDS encoding transposase has translation MSVSRPGRCPPGDNLFAPGGANSPYARRHSLCLKNLRGRHRGPLRRITVENPETGENIVLLTNLTNLTNHLRFAASTIGEIYRDRGEIELFFKTLKQNMPVPMLSRGRSKPS, from the coding sequence GTGTCGGTTTCTCGGCCCGGGCGCTGTCCCCCAGGGGATAATCTCTTCGCCCCTGGCGGGGCGAATTCACCTTATGCCCGGCGACATTCCCTCTGCCTGAAAAACCTGCGGGGGCGTCACCGGGGACCGCTCCGCAGGATCACGGTCGAGAACCCTGAAACAGGAGAGAATATCGTTCTTCTCACCAATCTCACCAATCTCACCAATCACCTCCGGTTCGCGGCGAGCACCATAGGCGAGATCTACAGGGACCGGGGGGAGATCGAGCTCTTCTTCAAGACGCTGAAGCAGAACATGCCTGTCCCGATGCTTTCTCGGGGAAGGTCAAAACCTTCATAG